The Herbiconiux sp. SALV-R1 nucleotide sequence CTCGCGCAGGGTGCGGCAGCCCGCGGTCATCCAGGCGAGGCTCTGCAGCAGCGAATGCGCCATCACGGGCTCGAAGGCGTTGAGCTGCAGCTGACCGGCCTCGGCGGCCATGGTGATGGTGACGTCGGCCCCCGCGACGGCGAACGCCACCTGGTTCACGACTTCGGGGATGACGGGGTTCACCTTCCCCGGCATGATGCTCGAGCCCGCCTGCCGCGGGGGCAGGTTGATCTCGCCGAACCCCGCCTGCGGCCCGCTCGAGAGCAGGCGCAGGTCGTTGCAGATCTTCGACAGCTTGATGGCCGACCGCTTCAGCACCCCCGACAGCGTCATGAACACGCCCGTGTCGCTGGTGGCCTCGACCAGGTCGGCGGCGGTGACGAGGTCGAGCCCGGTGAGCTCGCGCAGGTGACGGCAGACGGTCGCCGCGTAGTTCGGGTCGGCGGTGATGCCCGTGCCGATCGCGGTCGCGCCGAGGTTGATCTCGCACAGGAGCGGCACCGTGTAGCCGAGCCGGTCGGTGTCTTCGGTGAGGGTGGTGGCGAAGCCGTGGAACTCCTGGCCGAGGGTCATCGGCACCGCATCCTGCAGCTGCGTGCGACCCACCTTGAGCACGTGCTCGAACTGGACGCCCTTGGCGGCGAAGGAGTCGCGCAGCAGCCCGTGCTCGACGAGCAGCCGCTGCAGCGAGAACACCGCGGCGAGCTTCACCGCCGTCGGGTACACGTCGTTGGTGCTCTGGCTGCGGTTCACGTCGTCGAGCGGATGCAGCACCCCGTAGTCTCCGGGGGCGTGGCCGTTGGCCACCAGGGCGACGTTGGCGATGACCTCGTTGGCGTTCATGTTGGTCGAGGTGCCCGCCCCGCCCTGGATCACCCCCACCACGAACTCGTCGTGGAACTCCCCCGCCTTGATGCGCTCGCAGGCCGCGTCGATCCACTCGGCCTTCCACGCATCCAGCACACCGATCTCACGGTTGGCTCGCGCGGCGGCCTGCTTCACCAGGGCGAGCGCGTTCACGAGGTCGGGGTAGACGGAGATGGGGCGGCGCGAGATGGCGAAGTTCTCCAGCGCGCGGGCGGTGTGGATGCCCCACAGCGCGTCGCGGGGGATCTCGATGCTGCCCAGACTGTCGGTCTCGGTGCGGGTGGGCGACGGCGTGGGCGACGGCTCGGCGGGCGACGGCGTGGTGGTCACGGTGGTTCCTCTCGGTGCGACCGCACTCGTGGTGCGGCTGTGGCTCGGCGCTCGTGGCGCCCTTCTACCGCAGCCGTCGCATGAGGCCGCGGATGAAGTTTTCCTTCTTCGCCGTGAACGGCGGGTACACCAGCTTCAGGGTGTCGGGCGCGAGCCGCTTCGACAGCACCGACTTGGTGTGGCTGAAGATCTCGATGCTGCTACGCCCGTGGTACGAGCCCATGCCGCTCTCGCCCACGCCGCCGAAGG carries:
- a CDS encoding aspartate ammonia-lyase, whose protein sequence is MTTTPSPAEPSPTPSPTRTETDSLGSIEIPRDALWGIHTARALENFAISRRPISVYPDLVNALALVKQAAARANREIGVLDAWKAEWIDAACERIKAGEFHDEFVVGVIQGGAGTSTNMNANEVIANVALVANGHAPGDYGVLHPLDDVNRSQSTNDVYPTAVKLAAVFSLQRLLVEHGLLRDSFAAKGVQFEHVLKVGRTQLQDAVPMTLGQEFHGFATTLTEDTDRLGYTVPLLCEINLGATAIGTGITADPNYAATVCRHLRELTGLDLVTAADLVEATSDTGVFMTLSGVLKRSAIKLSKICNDLRLLSSGPQAGFGEINLPPRQAGSSIMPGKVNPVIPEVVNQVAFAVAGADVTITMAAEAGQLQLNAFEPVMAHSLLQSLAWMTAGCRTLRENCVDGITANLDRLDTMVSTSVGVVTALTPYIGYAAASALAKTALLTHRNIADLVVEADLMSREQVTKLTSPARLSGIEAITAAMPIIDLEAEEARAAEARAAAAGRGGAGAPE